In uncultured Methanobacterium sp., a genomic segment contains:
- a CDS encoding sulfite exporter TauE/SafE family protein, which translates to MEFVVYILILLFTGAFVGFASGLLGIGGGFIMVPIQFFLLTALGSDPDTALRVAFATSLAVILPTALSGALGHWRRGAVMVVPAILLGLTGLVGGIFGAGISSFTPAAILSFIFGLLALGSALWMLMSRYPDINEKPSNSKESYLFWGFLGGFSSGLLGIGGGVVMVPLLNILLKFPIHKAIGTSTAFIIFASIGGIITYIFTGMNATGLPPYSVGYVSLIQFVALAGTSIPMARVGVRAAHKLPDKELKYLFAALLIYIALKMMGVFQWLNLPL; encoded by the coding sequence ATGGAATTTGTCGTCTACATATTGATTCTTCTCTTCACTGGTGCATTTGTAGGATTTGCTTCGGGTCTACTGGGGATTGGTGGTGGTTTTATCATGGTGCCAATTCAGTTCTTCCTTCTCACTGCTCTGGGTTCTGATCCGGATACTGCACTAAGGGTGGCATTTGCCACCAGTCTGGCTGTGATTTTACCAACGGCCCTAAGTGGGGCACTGGGGCACTGGCGCCGTGGAGCAGTTATGGTTGTTCCTGCAATCCTCCTGGGACTAACCGGGTTAGTGGGTGGTATTTTTGGTGCAGGAATATCCAGTTTCACTCCTGCTGCAATATTAAGTTTTATATTTGGGTTACTGGCACTGGGTAGTGCCTTGTGGATGTTAATGTCACGATATCCTGATATAAACGAAAAACCATCAAACTCCAAAGAGTCCTACCTTTTCTGGGGGTTTCTGGGAGGTTTTTCCTCAGGACTCCTGGGGATTGGTGGTGGAGTGGTCATGGTACCGTTACTGAACATTCTCCTGAAATTCCCAATTCACAAGGCCATCGGAACATCCACTGCATTCATTATATTCGCGTCCATCGGTGGAATCATAACCTACATCTTCACCGGTATGAACGCCACGGGTTTACCTCCCTACTCAGTGGGATATGTTAGTTTAATACAGTTTGTGGCTTTAGCCGGTACCAGTATTCCAATGGCCCGAGTTGGAGTTAGAGCTGCCCATAAACTACCCGATAAAGAGTTAAAATATCTATTTGCAGCCCTTTTAATTTACATTGCTTTGAAGATGATGGGGGTATTCCAATGGCTGAATTTACCTCTTTAA
- a CDS encoding helix-hairpin-helix domain-containing protein → MDLRDIKGIGDKLASKIINHFGSQDEFLRAASNYEVYRLASMEGVSQRRAVEIINAVLGNPTEEFLKTERAVQIYEEIIQCIVQYANTEYAKNRVLLLSPGKNPETIQENLKMVMEAKEKVASLPRDDLKALFKNVNFSKTSKPKYDTSKAILVESREDYVSLMDRELNQRAQILNIQEVGSLDEFELVVYVYREGVLELDNAPNLVMVNCNAEDLEIIPETVLSYYQENQVLLENILKIREILGHPSVLRDVLKIMGSIETSAVDEKIFDNAVNQAKDRADKQLEEAIKKIDLSGQEVLDLLNKGMSPKIQEIFDEILKEAVKEIKDNTGVSFDPFIQKYPLEIDEQELERVKKHEMGKKEVKAFEERVNVASKLQMLKADVEAEIQEVLEFDYKFALGCFAYYYDLHPPIVSGGFGFEEGLHLNLALEDPSRVQRINYSLESPDNVVLLTGANSGGKTTLLETLAQISIMSQMGLPVCASQARVKLVDEIYFFSKKRSLDAGAFESFLSTFIPIVVREEEKLILLDELEAITELEAAVKIISSFITFIQDSKSFAIIVTHMAREILKNTDVRVDGIEAQGLDEEYNLIVDRTPRMNYFARSTPELILRMVYQRSDGKLKDIYGKMLERF, encoded by the coding sequence TTGGATTTACGTGATATCAAAGGCATTGGTGATAAGTTAGCCTCCAAGATCATTAATCATTTTGGGAGCCAGGATGAATTTCTCAGGGCTGCCAGTAACTATGAAGTGTATCGGCTGGCAAGTATGGAAGGGGTTAGCCAGCGCCGTGCAGTGGAGATCATCAATGCGGTTCTGGGTAATCCCACTGAAGAATTTCTGAAAACTGAAAGAGCCGTGCAAATCTATGAAGAAATAATTCAGTGCATAGTACAGTATGCCAACACAGAATATGCTAAAAATAGGGTTCTGCTTCTGAGTCCGGGTAAAAACCCTGAGACGATTCAGGAAAATCTTAAAATGGTCATGGAAGCTAAAGAAAAAGTAGCCAGTCTCCCCAGGGATGATCTTAAAGCTCTTTTTAAAAATGTGAACTTCAGCAAAACTTCCAAACCAAAATATGACACATCCAAGGCCATATTAGTGGAATCAAGAGAGGATTATGTTAGTTTAATGGACCGTGAACTTAATCAGCGTGCCCAGATACTCAATATCCAGGAAGTAGGCAGTCTGGATGAATTCGAACTGGTAGTTTACGTTTACAGGGAGGGTGTTCTGGAACTGGATAATGCACCAAACCTGGTCATGGTCAACTGCAATGCAGAAGATCTGGAAATTATTCCAGAAACAGTTTTATCCTATTATCAGGAAAATCAGGTTCTTCTGGAGAATATTCTAAAAATCAGAGAAATACTGGGCCATCCCTCTGTTTTGAGGGATGTATTAAAGATAATGGGCTCTATTGAAACTTCCGCTGTTGATGAAAAAATATTTGACAATGCAGTGAACCAGGCCAAGGATAGGGCAGATAAACAATTGGAAGAAGCCATAAAGAAAATTGACCTGTCTGGTCAAGAAGTTCTGGACCTTCTAAATAAGGGTATGTCACCAAAAATTCAGGAAATCTTTGATGAAATTCTTAAAGAAGCAGTTAAAGAAATTAAAGATAATACTGGTGTGAGTTTTGATCCTTTTATCCAGAAGTACCCCCTGGAAATAGATGAACAGGAACTGGAAAGAGTTAAAAAACATGAAATGGGGAAAAAGGAGGTTAAAGCCTTTGAGGAAAGGGTTAATGTTGCATCCAAACTCCAAATGCTCAAAGCGGATGTTGAGGCCGAAATCCAGGAAGTGCTTGAATTTGATTACAAGTTCGCACTGGGCTGCTTCGCCTATTACTATGATCTGCACCCACCCATTGTGAGTGGGGGATTCGGTTTCGAAGAAGGATTGCACCTGAATTTAGCCCTGGAAGATCCTTCCCGTGTGCAGAGGATCAACTACTCACTGGAATCTCCGGATAATGTGGTTCTCCTCACTGGAGCCAACAGTGGGGGTAAAACCACCCTGCTGGAGACTCTAGCTCAGATCAGTATCATGAGCCAGATGGGACTACCAGTATGCGCCAGTCAAGCCAGGGTAAAACTGGTTGATGAAATTTACTTCTTCAGTAAAAAGCGTTCACTTGATGCAGGGGCTTTTGAATCATTCCTGAGCACGTTCATACCAATTGTAGTACGAGAAGAAGAGAAATTAATTCTTTTAGATGAACTGGAAGCCATAACTGAACTGGAAGCTGCAGTGAAAATAATTTCAAGCTTCATAACTTTCATACAGGATTCTAAATCATTTGCAATTATTGTAACCCACATGGCCCGGGAGATACTTAAAAACACCGATGTAAGAGTGGACGGTATTGAAGCCCAGGGATTGGATGAGGAGTATAACCTGATTGTGGATCGTACCCCCAGGATGAACTATTTTGCCAGAAGCACACCTGAACTGATTTTAAGAATGGTTTACCAGAGATCGGATGGTAAGTTGAAGGATATCTATGGGAAAATGCTGGAAAGGTTTTAG
- a CDS encoding cache domain-containing protein: MNKTLLIVVILMVLVAASGVFYQQQSENRQKSKLVALVDQAVELIESQGEAGFPELRSSSWVHNDSYVFVWRLDGVRVVYPPDPSGEGKNMTDLLDSQGKPIGKLFIQTAENGSGWVDYMWPKPGEKTPSLKITYIKRAQYQNQTYLVGSGVYI, from the coding sequence ATGAATAAAACACTATTAATTGTGGTTATCCTGATGGTACTGGTAGCTGCAAGTGGAGTTTTCTACCAGCAACAATCAGAAAACAGGCAAAAAAGTAAACTGGTTGCACTGGTAGATCAGGCAGTAGAGCTTATAGAATCACAGGGGGAAGCAGGGTTCCCAGAGCTTCGTAGTTCTTCCTGGGTTCATAATGACAGTTATGTTTTTGTGTGGAGATTAGATGGTGTCCGAGTAGTTTATCCTCCAGATCCAAGTGGTGAAGGTAAAAACATGACAGATCTACTGGACTCCCAGGGAAAACCTATTGGAAAACTATTTATCCAAACTGCAGAGAATGGAAGTGGCTGGGTAGATTACATGTGGCCTAAACCAGGGGAAAAAACACCTTCACTGAAGATAACCTACATAAAAAGAGCACAATACCAGAATCAAACTTATCTGGTGGGTTCAGGGGTTTATATTTAA